A DNA window from Ammospiza caudacuta isolate bAmmCau1 chromosome 21, bAmmCau1.pri, whole genome shotgun sequence contains the following coding sequences:
- the BRD3 gene encoding bromodomain-containing protein 3 encodes MSAVASAIQAPQGPVNPPPPEVTNPNKPGRKTNQLQYMQNVVVKTLWKHQFAWPFYQPVDAIKLNLPDYHKIIKNPMDMGTIKKRLEHNYYWSASECMQDFNTMFTNCYIYNKPTDDIVLMAQALEKIFLQKVAQMPQEEVELLPPVPKGKGRKPSAGTQSTGAQQAVAVSSVSPPAPFQSVPPAVSQTPVIAATPVPTITANVPPVAAPAAAAPPPPAAPIMPVVPPTPPVVKKKGVKRKADTTTPTTSAITASRSESPTPLSDPKQAKIIARRESGGRPIKPPKKDLEDGEVPQHAGKKGKLSEHLKYCDSILKEMLSKKHAAYAWPFYKPVDAEALELHDYHDIIKHPMDLSTVKKKMDSREYQDAQGFAADIRLMFSNCYKYNPPDHEVVAMARKLQDVFEMRFAKMPDEPAEAPPPPPPTAPVVSKSTESSHSSEESSSDSDSSDSEEERATRLAELQEQLKAVHEQLAALSQAPVNKPKKKKEKKEKEKKKKDKEKEKEKHKVKAEEEKKPKVAQPPKQAQQKKAPAKKANSTTTANRQPKKGGKQASATYDSDEEEEGLPMTYDEKRQLSLDINRLPGEKLGRVVHIIQSREPSLRDSNPDEIEIDFETLKPTTLRELERYVKSCLQKKQRKPFSASGKKQAAKSKEELAQEKKKELEKRLQDVSGQLNNNKKPAKKEKSGSTPSGGPSRLSSSSSSESGSSSSSGSSSDSSDSE; translated from the exons ATGTCGGCAGTCGCCTCAGCCATCCAGGCTCCTCAGGGCCCCGTCAATCCCCCGCCTCCAGAGGTGACAAATCCCAACAAACCTGGCAGGAAAACCAACCAGCTGCAATATATGCAAAATGTTGTGGTGAAGACCTTGTGGAAGCATCAGTTTGCTTGGCCTTTCTACCAGCCTGTTGATGCAATTAAACTCAATTTGCCG GATtatcacaaaataattaaaaaccccATGGACATGGGGACGATCAAGAAGCGCCTGGAACACAACTATTACTGGAGTGCCAGTGAATGTATGCAGGATTTCAACACCATGTTTACAAACTGTTACATTTATAACaag CCCACAGATGACATTGTCCTCATGGCCCAAGCCCTGGAGAAGATATTTCTGCAGAAGGTTGCCCAGATGCCTCAGGAGGAGGTGGAGTTGCTACCCCCAGTTCCCAAAGGCAAAGGTCGCAAGCCCTCAGCgggcacacagagcacag GAGCGCAGCAAGCCGTGGCCGTGTCTTCCGTGTCCCCGCCGGCGCCGTTCCAGAGCGTCCCTCCAGCCGTGTCTCAGACGCCCGTCATCGCTGCCACCCCCGTGCCAACCATCACCGCCAATGTCCCGCCTGTCGCCGCccctgccgccgccgccccgcccccgcccgccgctccGATCATGCCCGTGGTGCCTCCCACGCCCCCGGTCGTCAAG AAAAAGGGAGTGAAGAGGAAAGCAGACACCACCACGCCCACCACATCTGCCATCACTGCCAGCAGGAGCGAGTCCCCCACGCCGCTGTCGGACCCCAAACAGGCCAAAATCATCGCGCGCAGGGAGAGCGGCGGCCGCCCCATCAAACCACCAAAGAAGGACCTGGAGGATGGAGAGGTCCCTCAGCACGCAGGGAAGAAGGGCAAACTCTCTGAGCACCTCAAGTACTGTGACAGCATCCTCAAGGAGATGCTCTCCAAGAAGCATGCAGCCTATGCATGGCCCTTTTACAAGCCCGTGGATGCAGAGGCTTTGGAATTACATGACTATCACGATATAATCAAACACCCCATGGATCTCAGTACTGTGAAA AAAAAGATGGACAGTCGGGAATACCAGGATGCACAAGGTTTCGCAGCAGATATTCGGTTAATGTTCTCTAATTGTTACAAGTACAATCCTCCAGACCACGAGGTGGTGGCCATGGCCAGGAAGCTCCAG GATGTCTTTGAGATGAGGTTTGCAAAAATGCCCGATGAGCCTGCAGAGGCCCCCCCTCCACCTCCCCCAACAGCCCCAGTGGTGAGCaaaagcacagagagcagccacagcagtgaGGAGAGCTCCTCAGACTCCGACAGCTCCGACTCCGAGGAGGAGCGGGCGACTCGGCTGGCcgagctccaggagcag CTTAAAGCCGTCCATGAGCAGCTGGCTGCACTGTCCCAAGCGCCAGTgaacaaaccaaagaaaaaaaaagagaagaaggagaaagagaagaaaaagaaagataaagagaaggaaaaagaaaagcacaaagtcaaagctgaggaggagaagaaacCCAAGGTGGCTCAACCACCAAAACAAGCCCAACAGAAGAAAGCCCCAGCTAAGAAAGCGAACAGCACAACCACAGCTAACAG gcagcccaaGAAAGGAGGCAAACAGGCATCTGCAACCTACGACTcggatgaggaggaggaagggctgcCCATGACCTACGACGAGAAGCGACAGCTCAGCCTGGACATCAACCGCCTGCCCGGGGAGAAGCTGGGCAGGGTGGTTCACATCATCCAGTCCAGAGAACCCTCCCTCAGAGACTCCAATCCCGACGAGATTGAAATAGATTTTGAAACCTTGAAGCCCACAACATTACGAGAACTGGAGAGATACGTGAAATCTTGTttacagaaaaaacaaaggaaaccaTTTT ctgccagTGGCAAAAAGCAAGCAGCAAAGTCAAAAGAAGAGTTAGctcaggaaaagaagaaagaactAGAAAAACGGTTACAGGACGTCAGTGGGCAGCTAAACAACAACAAGAAGCCTGCAAAGAAAG AGAAATCCGGCTCCACTCCCTCCGGAGGCCCCTCCcggctcagcagcagctcctcctccgaGTccgggagcagcagctccagcggCTCCAGCTCGGACAGCAGCGACTCGGAATGA
- the BRD3OS gene encoding putative uncharacterized protein BRD3OS: MSEPVMNGRVPLPEKALSEGYARLRYRDTSLLIWQQQQQKLESAPPNTYLSRSRSMWYSQYGNEAILVRDKNKLDVPRDTGQSKFCAIM; this comes from the coding sequence atGAGTGAGCCGGTGATGAACGGGAGGGTTCCCCTGCCCGAGAAAGCCCTGTCCGAGGGCTACGCCCGCCTCAGGTACAGGGACACGTCCCTGCTcatctggcagcagcagcagcagaaactgGAGTCGGCTCCCCCCAACACGTACCTGAGCCGCAGCAGGAGCATGTGGTACTCGCAGTACGGCAACGAGGCCATCCTGGTGCGGGACAAAAACAAGCTGGATGTGCCCAGGGACACGGGCCAGTCCAAGTTCTGTGCTATTATGTAA